CCTTGGCCGCCCGTTTTTTATATGTCCAGTACCTCCACCCTAACTGGGATTTCAAAGATGTCTTTTCGAACGTCTTTTTCCTCCCCGTTGACCCGGAGGGAAACCAGAAAATAAGTCTGATCAATATAAAGAAATATTTTAAAGAAAATCCGAAAATAGGCCGATTTTTTATTATCGAAGGCGAGATCAAAAACGGCTATCCGGACCCTCGCCGGAAGATCAAGATCCGGGGCTCTTTAAGGACGGCGGAAAATCGAGTGGCGGTCAGTCGTGAGATTTATTCCGGCTGGACCTTTACCGCTGAGGAATTGGATAGCCTGTCCTTAGAAGAAATAAACAAACTCATTTTGACCCAGACGGAAAGGTTTTCTCCCAATCTGCAGATTCTTCCCGGAAAAAGCCTCCCTTTTATGATCCTTTTTCCGCCTTTGCCTCCAGGTTCAACCCAGGTCTCCATTGAGGTGGTAAGCTCTCAAAAGGCCCAGTCACCCTCAACTCCTTAAGTCTGTCAGGGGTTAAATGGGATTTACACGCCGCTTTATTCTCGATATTTTCATCTTTTTTTTAATTCTCACCGGGGGCTGCATCGGATACACCGTCATCGAAGGATGGGATGGCCTGGATGCCCTCTATATGACGGTTATTACTCTGACAACCGTCGGTTTTCAGGAAATCCATCCTTTAAGTCGGGCAGGAAAAATATTCACCATGTTCCTGATCATTTCCGGGGTGGGTTTCTTTTTTTATTTTTTGGGCAACATAACCGGAATGGTCGTCAAAGGGACCTTGAAAGATGTATTCGGGAGGAGAAAGTTGGAAAAGGAAATCAGCCATATTCAAGGGCATTATATGGTCTGCGGTTTCGGCCGCATCGGCCGGACCGTAACCCAACTCCTGAAGGAAAAACCGATGGAGGTGGTGGTAATCGAAAAGGACCCCCAGTACATTCCTCTTTTTCAAGAAAAAAAATTATTATATGTCTTGGGGGAAGCCACCCTGGAGGAAAATCTGCTCAAGGCCGGAATCAAAAGGGCAAAAGGACTGGTGGCAGCGGCCTCTTCGGATGCCGACAATGTTTATATCACCCTGACGGCCCGCGGTTTAAACCCCGATTTATTTATCCTGGCCCGGGCTGCCGAAGAATCTTCGATGCTCAAATTGACCCGGGCCGGGGCCGATAAGGTCATCTCGCCTTATGATATAGGGGCCCGTAGAATGGCCAACACGATCCTGCGTCCCACGGTTATCGACTTTATTGAACTGGCGGTACACAATCGTAATCTGGATTTACAGATGGAAGAATTGATCGTTGGAAAAAATTCTGAAATCAAAGAGGCCACCCTGATGGAATCGGCCATCCGTAAAGACTATGACCTGATCGTGGTGGCCATCAAG
This Deltaproteobacteria bacterium DNA region includes the following protein-coding sequences:
- a CDS encoding zinc-ribbon domain-containing protein; this encodes MIIHCEQCTTTYHLDEKLLEPFGSKVRCTRCGHIFWAEPPSFSDAQPFSDTRPFSESLSKPEPALILDEEEEAALQIRPPRKALRVLGIIILLALLALAARFLYVQYLHPNWDFKDVFSNVFFLPVDPEGNQKISLINIKKYFKENPKIGRFFIIEGEIKNGYPDPRRKIKIRGSLRTAENRVAVSREIYSGWTFTAEELDSLSLEEINKLILTQTERFSPNLQILPGKSLPFMILFPPLPPGSTQVSIEVVSSQKAQSPSTP
- a CDS encoding potassium channel protein encodes the protein MGFTRRFILDIFIFFLILTGGCIGYTVIEGWDGLDALYMTVITLTTVGFQEIHPLSRAGKIFTMFLIISGVGFFFYFLGNITGMVVKGTLKDVFGRRKLEKEISHIQGHYMVCGFGRIGRTVTQLLKEKPMEVVVIEKDPQYIPLFQEKKLLYVLGEATLEENLLKAGIKRAKGLVAAASSDADNVYITLTARGLNPDLFILARAAEESSMLKLTRAGADKVISPYDIGARRMANTILRPTVIDFIELAVHNRNLDLQMEELIVGKNSEIKEATLMESAIRKDYDLIVVAIKKKTGEMIFNPSSQAKIQEGDTLVALGDRNNLNRLEKKLGLRG